In Vicia villosa cultivar HV-30 ecotype Madison, WI unplaced genomic scaffold, Vvil1.0 ctg.002106F_1_1, whole genome shotgun sequence, the DNA window TCAGCAACATGTGCAGCATCTAGCAAAGTGGTCTCTGATGATATATAGGTACTATAAAGATAATTTGTAATATAGGAAGCACGAATCACAATTTCAGCATGTGACACATCGAACGACATAAGCCATTGACGGACTATTTTAACATTTTCAAGTAGAGGGGCATCGATAATAACACGCTTTACATCTAACCAAATGCAATCAAATGAGATATATTCTCTAAGAAATGGGAATTTAAGTGTTAACTCTTTTGATTGATTGGAGGAGTAACAAGTAATTTTCATTGGATTTCTGATTGCAGTCAATTTAAGGACAGTGAGGGatgaaagagaaacaaaagacgGAAATTGGATAATAGAATGACCCAGACCCAGCACCAATTTCTCCAGGGACTGGCATTTGAAAATGGGATAGCATGAAATGTTGCATTCTCCCATGGAAAGGAGACAAATCTCTTTAACTTTTTTATTCAAAACTAGAGATATCAGCTGATTGATAATGAAGGGGTCATATTTCTCTGAAAGAGCAAGATCGAATAAATTGATGTTTGAAGCATTGAGGTGAAGCAGCATCCTGCATACAAAGTTGATAAAAGTAGTTTTGTTTATCGGGTAGGAGCACTGAATTTTAAATTTATCTCCAAGATATATGTTTGGGACACATGTCCACATGTATACCCATCTCCGTGATAAAACACTAGTACAAATTGCCTCTTTATATAAAAGAAACGAAAGAATATGGATAATGATATCGTCAGGTAGCTTACTTATCCTATCTTCTTCGCCTTCGCTGTATTTTTGCCGCTTTGACGGCTCGTTCTCATGTGCAGTAACAGAACCACCAGAATCCATTTTTTTTAGTAAATTCctacaaaaaaaaatgttatcATCTATCATGAAATTGATACTATTTTTTCGGATTCCAATTATTGGGAAAAACATAGATACTGTGTGAAAAAGCATAGACAGTGAAAAACCCCCcaaaaacaaattgaaaaataaaatgctgATTTACCTTCCTCTGTCTTAAGCAGCGTCGTCCGAATCGAAGATCTATAGCACCGCCCAAACTTTTTCCGATCGTCTAACACTAGCAAAAAAAAAAGGATCTGGAATGTATGAGTTTGGTTTCCCGTCCAAAATTATGAAATGCAGATTGTACAGATGGGCGAAGGAGGGGGAGATTCCCGCTATTTGGTGGAGAGGGAGCCTTCTCTCCGAAACagagaaataaattttaaaattagggttcttcgagGAAATCGAAAATTCACGAGATTCCGTGGAGAGGGAGCCTTCTCTCTGAAACGAAGAATGAAATTTTGAAATTAGAGTTTTTGGCGGAAATCAATGAAAATATACAGTCTTTCTCTCTTAAAATAAAGCGTGacaattttacaaaattattttaattattattaattagaagATATAATTTAAAGGTAAAATTAAAAATTGCATTGGAACTAAATGCAACATTTattaaccaatcgttagttggtctatTGTGATTGGCGTTAGACTTGATAGGGAGAATCAAATCAGATTAAACCAGTAATgataaaccaaaataaataaatacaacatttatttggacatataattatttattgagtttaatggttatgcactgacaatgtaaaaatgttttacactgtcattcaatTAGAATATAACGTTCTGTCATGTCAtacaagtttttttaaattttcagtcTGACCTGTTCTGATTCATGAtcgtcattggttgacagtgtaaaactatttaacactgtcagtgcataaccATATTTTTATGCGAATCCCTACAGGGCCAACACAACACATTTGGAGGCCCGAGACAAATTAGCTAATTATTTCTTTATAAACGTTAATACTAatcctataaaattattaattttttatttaaatattatttttaaatttatctaaaataaatttattcaaaataCTCTAAATTAGATAGATTTCATTTATTTAATGGTAAATGTTtacttatattaattaaaaaaatataagatataatattttataaaaacctagtgaaaatattaaaagcccacaatttattcatgtttttataaattacaaatgttttttataaaattattataattgtgcAAATATCTTAAccgataataaaaaatattttaataatataatattgatTTAAGTAATGTAGTGctcatttgttttcttttattttcaaatctttaattatttgttttgttctagacttttcttttattttttatattacaaTATTGATTAAAGTAATAATATAAACATAACTAGTAAGGAGTAACGCCAAATTGTAAAACAGCCACGTGACCACCAAATAGCAAAACAACCATGTATGATATTATTGATCATCAATGATAGTagtggtgtgtgtgtgtgtgtgtgtgtgtgtgtgtatatatatatatatatatatatatatatatatatatatatatatatatatatatatatatatatatatatatatatatatatatatatatataatgcaaaTCAAAGTAATATTGTGTTTTAAAAAAGTAAGGCCTTAGACGGTGGCCTTGTTTGCCTACCCCTAAGGTCGGGCCTGAATCACTAATACTATGTTTGGTTGGTAAGAGAAAATGAAAGGACggaaattttaaaagaaaagtgaATAGAAATAGAGAATATTGATTTAGTTGTTTAGAACGAGAGAAAATCAAATGAAAGAAATGTCAAACTCTCTCTCCTTTATCATTGAACGTATCTTTTGGGTTTATCCCATAATTTTTTCCACAACTTCTACCTTTGCTCGCAAAGGTAGCCTAGAAAGGGCTTTCCTTGACGTGGGTTCTTCTTCTAACTTGGTGATATTTGGAGAAGATAAAAGAATTTGCAATATATATGGTGAGCATATCCTTCAATAGTTTCAAAATGGAGGTTATGATTATATCAAGGTCTTCGAGTAATGGTGTGATTATTGGGGAGGGAAGCCATCTTTATCCCTTTTCTTAAACCTTTTAGGGTACAATGTAGCTCATCAAACCATGCGTAGGGCCATGCCTTAATTACATTTGTGCAGCGTTTCCCAATGGCATGAAACATTTCTAAGATCGTTTCTTTTTTGTTACCCCTTGTTGCTACgcgaaaaaaaaaaacaaagtcgCCATAAAACTATATTTATCCCAATGGGGAAAGGAAAAAACATCGAGAAAACCTCATAAGGGAATAAAAATGGTCTCGCAACCAAATTCAGGTTTGGGAGTCGATTATGCAAGGGGGaatgtgttagcacccctcacatccgtTGTACTCAATGGGATCCACTCAGGTTGTTCTAATCAAAGGGTGTGTATATCTAGAGCTAAACCTACTAAGAAATGCATGAATGAATTACTAAAGGAAAACAAAAGGTTTTTATTATTGAGTTCGTCCAAGTTTTGCAACCTAGTGCCTACATATCCCAAAGGGAATCAAAACTCTGTAGTTCTTCTCAAAAAGGTTTGTTTTTTTGGTGTTGTTTATGGACGATGATAAATTCGCATTCTAGCAGTTAGACGTATGGCCGCTCGTAAGTCGTATGCATTGTCTGTTTGCGTAGACTGGAAATAGCATGTCCTTTCTAAAAAAGATTTTAATAAGAAAAAGTCCaaaggcaaaaagaagtttgaat includes these proteins:
- the LOC131637904 gene encoding F-box protein At3g59000-like, which gives rise to MLFHTVSMFFPIIGIRKNSINFMIDDNIFFCRNLLKKMDSGGSVTAHENEPSKRQKYSEGEEDRISKLPDDIIIHILSFLLYKEAICTSVLSRRWVYMWTCVPNIYLGDKFKIQCSYPINKTTFINFVCRMLLHLNASNINLFDLALSEKYDPFIINQLISLVLNKKVKEICLLSMGECNISCYPIFKCQSLEKLVLGLGHSIIQFPSFVSLSSLTVLKLTAIRNPMKITCYSSNQSKELTLKFPFLREYISFDCIWLDVKRVIIDAPLLENVKIVRQWLMSFDVSHAEIVIRASYITNYLYSTYISSETTLLDAAHVADASIYLRDDSEVEMSGQEMKIFVRKLFNINNLKCLRLQV